The Cupriavidus necator DNA window GCCTCCCTGTTCCGCACCGAGAGCCGCTGGGGTCTCTACCACCATCGCGTCGACTATCCGCAGCGCAATGATGCGGACTGGTTCTGCCATACGCACCTGAGCAAGGATGAAGCCGGGCGCATGGTCAGCCACAAGCGCGCGATCGAGCCGTACATCGTCCCGGTGGCAGGCGACGACGCCACCGCCTACCAGCGGCTGCGCGTCAGCCGCGGCCAGGCCGCCGCCACGGCCGCCACTGCCGAACCCGCCACCCTGGCTGCCGCCTGAAGGAACCCACGCCATGGCCTACACCCCGCATGAGATCGCCCAGCGCAGCAGCGCGCCGGTCACCATCGATGAAGACAAGTGCATTGCCGACAAGGGCTGCACGGTCTGCGTCGATGTCTGCCCGATGGACCTGCTGGCCATCGACCTGACCAAAGGCAAGGCATTCATGCAGTTCGACGAGTGCTGGTACTGCATGCCCTGCGAGAAGGATTGCCCGACGGGCGCGGTCAGGGTCGAGATCCCGTACCTGCTGCGTTGATTGCCCCGCTTCATGACAACAGCACCACAGAGATAACCCCATGAAAGCCTCCACCAGCATCCACCTGCTGCTGGCACTGGCCGCCGCCAGCCTGGCCGGCACGGCCAGTGCCGAAACCATCCGCGTTGCCATCGGCACGCAGGACACCACCATCAACTGCGCCACCGGCGGCCTGCTGATCCGCGAACTGAAGCTGCTCGACAAGTACCTGCCCCGCACCGGCAAGTACAAGGACGTCACCTACGACGTGCAATGGAAGAACTTCACCTCCGGCCCGCCGCTGACCAACGAGATGGTGGCCGACAAGCTGGATATCGGCGCCATGGCGGATTTCCCCGGCTCGCTCAATGCCGCTGCCTTCCAGAAGGCCGGCAAGAAGAGCCTGTTCATCGCGCCGCTGTCGGGCAACGCGATCGGCACCGGCAACGGCATCGTGGTGCCGGCGGATTCGCCGGTCCAGTCGCTGGCGGAGCTCAGGGGCAAGACCATCTCGGTGCCGTTCGGCTCCACCGCGCACGGCATGCTGCTGCGCGCGATCAAGCGCCAGGGCTGGGACCCGGACAAGGACGTGACCCTGGTGTCGCAGTCGCCCGAGGTCGGCGGCTCGGCGCTGCAGGCACACAAGGTGGACGGCCATGCCAACTTCGTGCCCTTCCCCGAGCTCTTTGTCTTCCGCGGCTTTGCCCGCAAGATCTATGACGGCGCCCAGGCCGAGGCCCCCACCTTCCACGGCGCGCTGGTGAACGCGGAATACGCGCAGAAGTACCCGGAGATCGTGGTGGCCTACCTGCGCGCCGCGATCGAGGCCGACCGCCTGATGGCGGCGGAGCCCGAGAAATACAGCGAGCTGATTGCCCGGGTGACCGGCATCGACGCCGAGGTGGACTACCTGTTCCATGGCCCGCTCGGCCTGCAGAACCGCGACTACACCTGGAAGCCGGAGTACCGCCAGGCGCTGCAGACCTCGATCGAGACGCTGAAGCTGCTCAAGCGCACCGATGCCGACCTCAGCGCCGACACCGTGATCGACGAGCGCTACATCCGCGAAGCCTTCAGGCTGGAGGGGCTGGACTATGAAGCGCGCCTGAAGTCCTACGACAAACAGCCCCTCGCGGCGAAGGACGCGGGCAGCGGCAAACCCATCGCCGAGCCGAAGCTGGCCGCGCAGCTGTGGCTGCGGGGCGAGTCCAGGGTGCGCGCCTATGCCTCGCCGGCTGCAGCATTCGCCGCGCTCAGGCAGGCTGCAAAAGAGGGCAAGCAGGCGCGCGTGCTGTATGTGCATGACCGCAATACCGGCCTGAAGCTGCTGGCCAGCAAGGCGTGGTACGTGCAGGACGGCAAGGGGCAGGCGAGCGCCTTCCTGCTCAAGGGCTCAGCGGATGGCTGGGCAAAGGCCAATGGTGGCAATGTGCGGGACTTTGCCGCAGTCAGCGGCGCCGCGGTCGCCGTGGCCAGCAACTGACGCGGAGCGCGCCCATGACCTCGATCAGCCTTGAAGCGGGGGCGCCCCCGGTGGCACCGGCCGCGCCGGGCGCGGCACGCGTGCGGCTGGCACGCTGGCTGGTGCGCCTGGCCGCGCTGGCCAGCTGCATCGTGCTGTGGCAGCTGGCCTCGTCCCACCGGGCCCACCTCGGCCTCGTCACCTTCGCCAACGTGCCCGCGCCCAGCGACGTGGTTCCGGCGGCCTGGCAACTGCTGCAGTCACCCAAGCTGGTGCTGCACCTGAGCAACAGCCTG harbors:
- a CDS encoding ferredoxin family protein, coding for MAYTPHEIAQRSSAPVTIDEDKCIADKGCTVCVDVCPMDLLAIDLTKGKAFMQFDECWYCMPCEKDCPTGAVRVEIPYLLR
- a CDS encoding ABC transporter substrate-binding protein produces the protein MKASTSIHLLLALAAASLAGTASAETIRVAIGTQDTTINCATGGLLIRELKLLDKYLPRTGKYKDVTYDVQWKNFTSGPPLTNEMVADKLDIGAMADFPGSLNAAAFQKAGKKSLFIAPLSGNAIGTGNGIVVPADSPVQSLAELRGKTISVPFGSTAHGMLLRAIKRQGWDPDKDVTLVSQSPEVGGSALQAHKVDGHANFVPFPELFVFRGFARKIYDGAQAEAPTFHGALVNAEYAQKYPEIVVAYLRAAIEADRLMAAEPEKYSELIARVTGIDAEVDYLFHGPLGLQNRDYTWKPEYRQALQTSIETLKLLKRTDADLSADTVIDERYIREAFRLEGLDYEARLKSYDKQPLAAKDAGSGKPIAEPKLAAQLWLRGESRVRAYASPAAAFAALRQAAKEGKQARVLYVHDRNTGLKLLASKAWYVQDGKGQASAFLLKGSADGWAKANGGNVRDFAAVSGAAVAVASN